A genomic region of Elaeis guineensis isolate ETL-2024a chromosome 9, EG11, whole genome shotgun sequence contains the following coding sequences:
- the LOC105033877 gene encoding LOW QUALITY PROTEIN: uncharacterized protein (The sequence of the model RefSeq protein was modified relative to this genomic sequence to represent the inferred CDS: inserted 1 base in 1 codon) yields MMVEDIRFLRPLVHLLIPFCLHWIAEEMTVSVLVDVITGALCPGEKSCSEAIYLTGVQQTVVGIFKMVVLPTLGQLADEHGRKPLLLITTSTSIIPYAILAWDNSKSSIYVFFALRTISSIISHGSIFCISIAYASDVVESRKRAVAFGWMTGLFSASHVLGNVLARFLPEEWIFEVSIALLVCSVLYLKIYLIETVKKAPSPHQCLSCSSLILNVLQERWKSMKDTIIVVTSSSTLKRISCVSFFFEXGMSGISSVLLYYLKSVFGFSKNQFSEILMMVGIGSIFSQILVLPVINPIIGEKGVLCIALAAKIAYALLCGLAWAPWVPYLSASFGVIYVLVKPSIYAIVSKAAISMDQGKAQGFIAGVQSIASFLAPMVMSPLTSLFISSKAPFNCKGFSILLASISVMVSLAHAWLLNPDNPEKPPDFEIAQTSDESIEAPLVLQS; encoded by the exons ATGATGGTGGAAGATATTAGGTTTTTGAGACCTCTGGTTCATCTCTTGATTCCTTTCTGCCTCCACTGGATCGCGGAGGAGATGACGGTGTCGGTGCTGGTGGATGTCATCACCGGCGCCCTTTGCCCCGGCGAGAAGTCCTGTTCCGAGGCCATCTACCTCACCGGAGTCCAGCAGACG GTGGTAGGAATTTTTAAAATGGTGGTGCTTCCCACATTGGGTCAGCTTGCAGACGAGCATGGGCGTAAACCGCTGCTTCTTATTACTACTTCTACATCCATAATCCCATATG CTATTCTTGCCTGGGATAATTCAAAGTCATCTATATATGTGTTTTTTGCTCTTCGCACAATTTCATCTATCATAAGCCATGGAAGTATATTTTGCATATCGATTGCTTATGCG TCAGATGTAGTGGAAAGCCGCAAAAGAGCTGTAGCATTTGGATGGATGACTGGGCTTTTTTCTGCTTCACATGTGCTGGGAAATGTCTTAGCCCGTTTTCTTCCAGAAGAATGGATTTTTGAG GTGTCAATAGCTTTGTTGGTCTGTTCCGTACTTTACCTGAAAATATATCTGATCGAGACAGTTAAGAAAGCTCCAAGCCCACATCAGTGTTTGTCTTGTTCCAGCTTAATTCTCAATGTCCTTCAGGAACGTTGGAAGTCAATGAAAGACACTATAATTGTGGTCACTAGTAG CTCAACACTTAAGCGCATCTCATGtgtttcctttttctttg TTGGGATGTCTGGCATCAGCAGTGTCTTGCTG TACTATTTGAAGTCAGTATTTGGCTTCAGCAAAAATCAGTTCTCCGAAATTCTAATGATGGTTGGCATTGGGTCTATATTTTCTCAG ATTTTGGTGCTTCCAGTTATCAATCCAATTATAGGAGAAAAGGGTGTATTATGTATCGCCCTGGCTGCTAAAATTGCTTAT GCTTTGCTTTGTGGATTAGCATGGGCACCTTGG GTTCCATATCTAAGTGCTTCATTTGGAGTCATATATGTTCTTGTGAAACCATCG ATTTATGCAATTGTTTCAAAGGCGGCAATCTCGATGGACCAG GGAAAAGCACAAGGATTTATCGCAGGAGTTCAATCCATTGCCAGCTTCTTAGCGCCTATGGTGATGAGTCCACTGACCT CTCTGTTCATTTCGAGCAAGGCCCCTTTTAATTGCAAAGGCTTCAGCATTTTACTTGCATCAATCTCTGtg ATGGTCTCTTTGGCCCATGCTTGGCTTCTGAATCCAGACAATCCAGAGAAACCGCCTGATTTTGAGATTGCACAGACGTCAGATGAATCTATTGAGGCACCCCTCGTGCTACAGTCTTGA